A window from Theobroma cacao cultivar B97-61/B2 chromosome 3, Criollo_cocoa_genome_V2, whole genome shotgun sequence encodes these proteins:
- the LOC18605123 gene encoding gamma carbonic anhydrase-like 1, mitochondrial, protein MASSIAARISRKAAASAFSAHCHTIASRNFAAEAAKAISPSADRVKWDYRGQRKIIPLGQWVPKVAVDAYVAPNVVLAGQVTVSDGASVWNGCVLRGDLNKITVGFCSNVQERCVIHAAWSSPTGLPAETSIERFVTIGAYSLLRSCTIEPECIIGQHSILMEGSLVETHSILEAGSVVPPGRRIPTGELWAGNPARFVRALTHEETLEIPKLAVAINDLSKEHFSEFLPYSTIYLEVEKSKKSLGITI, encoded by the exons ATGGCGTCATCTATAGCGGCCCGCATCTCCAGAAAGGCAGCGGCCTCGGCATTCTCCGCTCACTGCCACACCATCGCCTCCCGTAATTTCGCGGCGGAGGCGGCCAAAGCGATCTCGCCGTCGGCGGATCGAGTGAAGTGGGACTACAGGGGCCAACGAAAGATAATCCCTCTCGGACAGTGGGTCCCGAAGGTAGCTGTCGACGCTTACGTGGCGCCTAACGTTGTCTTGGCTGGTCAAGTAACCGTCAGCGACGGAGCCTCGGTGTGGAACGGCTGCGTCCTACGTGGCGATCTCAACAAGATTACCGTTGGATTCTGCTCTAATGTCCAGGAACGCTGCGTAATTCACGCTGCCTGGTCCTCACCTACCG GACTTCCAGCTGAGACATCAATTGAGAGGTTTGTGACAATTGGGGCATACAGTCTCTTGAGGTCATGCACAATTGAACCAGAGTGCATTATCGGACAGCATTCTATTCTTATGGAAGGTTCCTTGGTGGAGACTCACTCTATCCTTGAAGCCGGTTCTGTAGTTCCACCAGGTAGGAGAATCCCAACTGGTGAGCTTTGGGCAGGAAATCCAGCCAGGTTTGTCCGGGCTCTGACCCATGAAGAAACCTTAGAAATCCCGAAACTTGCGGTTGCAATTAATGATCTGAGCAAAGAACATTTCTCAGAGTTCCTTCCATACTCAACAATATATTTGGAAGTTGAGAAGTCAAAGAAGTCCCTAGGAATTACTATTTGA
- the LOC18605122 gene encoding MADS-box transcription factor 23 isoform X1 produces the protein MLSPTPSDGCGFKEMGRGKVEMKRIENPTSRQVTFSKRRNGLLKKAFELSILCDAEVALLIFSSTGKAYQFASHDMDRSIGKYRSEVGLPDSSNPQFRTMEFWRSEIEELKRSINTLEARLKHLSGEDLLSLGMRDLKQLERQLKIGVERVRSRKRRIVSDHATLLKRRHKELHEDNTRLQKRLKELHDGNLSSTIVGENVCSMFQQRILQDENLLKEAEKVSH, from the exons ATGCTCTCCCCAACACCTAGTGATGGAT GTGGGTTTAAAGAAATGGGGAGGGGGAAGGTAGAGATGAAAAGGATAGAGAACCCAACGAGCAGGCAAGTCACCTTctcaaagagaagaaatgggCTTCTAAAGAAGGCTTTTGAGCTGTCCATCCTCTGCGATGCTGAAGTTGCCCTGCTCATCTTCTCTTCCACGGGAAAAGCTTACCAGTTTGCCAGTCATGA CATGGATAGGAGCATTGGAAAGTATAGGAGCGAAGTAGGGCTGCCTGATTCAAGTAACCCTCAATTTAGAACCATGGAG TTTTGGAGAAGTGAGATTGAAGAGTTAAAGAGATCCATAAACACCTTGGAAGCAAGACTTAA GCACTTATCCGGAGAAGACCTATTATCTTTAGGCATGAGAGACTTGAAACAGCTGGAGCGACAGTTGAAGATAGGCGTTGAACGTGTCCGCTCAAGAAAG AGACGCATTGTTTCGGATCATGCCACCTTGCTGAAGAGAAGG CACAAAGAATTGCATGAGGACAACACTCGTCTCCAGAAAAGA TTGAAGGAGCTACATGACGGTAACCTCAGCTCAACAATTGTGGGTGAAAATGTTTGCAGCATGTTTCAGCAAAG GATTCTTCAAGATGAAAATCTCCTTAAAGAAGCAGAAAAGGTCTCCCACTAA
- the LOC18605120 gene encoding uncharacterized protein LOC18605120, with translation MVDWAPIVIGLLLFILLSPGLLFQLPGNTRTVEFGNFKTNGKAIVIHTILFFGLFTILILAVGIRIYTG, from the coding sequence ATGGTGGATTGGGCGCCTATTGTGATAGGGCTATTGCTCTTCATACTTCTCTCACCTGGCCTCCTCTTCCAGCTTCCAGGAAACACCCGGACTGTGGAATTTGGCAACTTCAAAACCAACGGGAAAGCAATTGTGATCCACACCATCCTCTTTTTTGGGCTCTTCACTATCCTCATTTTGGCAGTCGGCATCCGCATCTACACTGGCTAA
- the LOC18605121 gene encoding uncharacterized protein LOC18605121 gives MKRSEIRKDPTQDNRSRWNHNTSSGESSHVRSLVSRHPRSIQCEGNPSRFVCILCPISFTLPSLFSSFLFPKPFSHSRCTLLFLLFLIFILSGKNQKPQGRGQMADWGPVLVATVLFVLLSPGLLFQIPGRNKVVEFGNMQTSGASILVHAIIYFGLITVFCIAIGVHIYASQ, from the coding sequence atgaaaaggaGCGAAATCCGAAAGGACCCAACCCAAGATAATCGCAGCCGTTGGAATCACAACACAAGCAGCGGAGAGTCCTCACACGTTCGCTCGCTCGTGTCACGACACCCGAGAAGCATCCAATGTGAAGGCAACCCGTCTCGCTTCGTCTGTATCCTCTGCCCCATCTCCTTTACACTGCCAtcactcttttcttctttcctctttCCAAAACCTTTTTCACATTCTCGTTGTACTTTACTTTTTCTCCTCTTCTTAATCTTTATTCTTTCTGGCAAAAATCAAAAACCACAGGGGAGAGGGCAAATGGCAGATTGGGGTCCTGTCTTAGTAGCAACAGTGCTGTTCGTTCTGTTGAGTCCTGGACTATTGTTTCAGATACCTGGCAGAAACAAGGTTGTCGAGTTTGGGAACATGCAAACTAGTGGAGCTTCCATTCTTGTCCACGCTATTATCTACTTCGGTCTCATTACTGTCTTTTGTATTGCCATTGGAGTTCACATCTATGCTTCGCAATGA
- the LOC18605122 gene encoding MADS-box transcription factor 23 isoform X2: MGRGKVEMKRIENPTSRQVTFSKRRNGLLKKAFELSILCDAEVALLIFSSTGKAYQFASHDMDRSIGKYRSEVGLPDSSNPQFRTMEFWRSEIEELKRSINTLEARLKHLSGEDLLSLGMRDLKQLERQLKIGVERVRSRKRRIVSDHATLLKRRHKELHEDNTRLQKRLKELHDGNLSSTIVGENVCSMFQQRILQDENLLKEAEKVSH, from the exons ATGGGGAGGGGGAAGGTAGAGATGAAAAGGATAGAGAACCCAACGAGCAGGCAAGTCACCTTctcaaagagaagaaatgggCTTCTAAAGAAGGCTTTTGAGCTGTCCATCCTCTGCGATGCTGAAGTTGCCCTGCTCATCTTCTCTTCCACGGGAAAAGCTTACCAGTTTGCCAGTCATGA CATGGATAGGAGCATTGGAAAGTATAGGAGCGAAGTAGGGCTGCCTGATTCAAGTAACCCTCAATTTAGAACCATGGAG TTTTGGAGAAGTGAGATTGAAGAGTTAAAGAGATCCATAAACACCTTGGAAGCAAGACTTAA GCACTTATCCGGAGAAGACCTATTATCTTTAGGCATGAGAGACTTGAAACAGCTGGAGCGACAGTTGAAGATAGGCGTTGAACGTGTCCGCTCAAGAAAG AGACGCATTGTTTCGGATCATGCCACCTTGCTGAAGAGAAGG CACAAAGAATTGCATGAGGACAACACTCGTCTCCAGAAAAGA TTGAAGGAGCTACATGACGGTAACCTCAGCTCAACAATTGTGGGTGAAAATGTTTGCAGCATGTTTCAGCAAAG GATTCTTCAAGATGAAAATCTCCTTAAAGAAGCAGAAAAGGTCTCCCACTAA